Proteins found in one Coffea eugenioides isolate CCC68of chromosome 5, Ceug_1.0, whole genome shotgun sequence genomic segment:
- the LOC113770535 gene encoding acidic endochitinase-like, whose amino-acid sequence MAACLRPLFLALISLLMISSLTRSSEGAGIAVYWGQNGNEGSLEEACRSGNYDYVNIAFLVSFGSGQTPELNLAGHCIPSPCTFLSSQIEVCQSLGIKVLLSLGGGGAGAGRGPILASPEDARDVAAYLWNNYLGGQSDSRPLGAAVLDGIDFDIEYGSNLYWDDLARALSGYSTAERKVYLSAAPQCFFPDYYLDAAIRTGLFDFVWVQFYNNPPCQYSTTTGNADNLLNSWSNQWSPYPGVNKLFLGLPAAQAAAPSGGYIPPEVLISQILPVVQSYPNYGGVMLWSTFYDQNYSRAIRPYVNGDPLTYTTKSVKKSHAVA is encoded by the coding sequence atggctgcCTGTTTACGACCACTGTTCTTAGCATTAATATCCCTGCTGATGATATCTTCATTGACCAGGTCCTCAGAAGGCGCTGGAATCGCAGTCTACTGGGGCCAAAATGGCAATGAAGGAAGCCTGGAAGAGGCCTGCCGTAGTGGCAACTATGACTATGTAAATATTGCCTTTCTGGTATCCTTTGGCAGTGGCCAAACACCGGAACTGAACTTAGCTGGCCACTGTATCCCGAGCCCATGCACCTTCCTGAGTTCTCAGATAGAGGTTTGCCAGAGCCTGGGCATCAAAGTGCTCCTTTCTCTTGGTGGAGGTGGTGCCGGGGCAGGGAGAGGGCCAATCCTGGCTTCTCCCGAGGATGCTCGCGATGTTGCAGCCTACCTCTGGAACAATTACTTGGGCGGTCAATCAGACTCTCGCCCACTTGGTGCTGCTGTTTTAGATGGTATAGACTTTGACATCGAATATGGGTCGAACCTGTACTGGGATGATCTCGCCCGGGCACTCTCGGGATACAGCACAGCAGAGAGAAAGGTGTACTTATCCGCAGCACCACAATGCTTCTTTCCTGACTATTATCTTGATGCTGCTATCAGAACTGGCCTCTTTGATTTCGTCTGGGTGCAGTTTTACAACAATCCGCCTTGTCAGTATAGTACAACAACAGGCAACGCCGATAACCTCTTGAACAGTTGGAGTAATCAATGGTCTCCCTATCCAGGCGTTAATAAATTATTCCTGGGATTACCTGCAGCCCAAGCGGCCGCACCTAGTGGCGGTTACATCCCACCTGAAGTGCTAATTAGTCAGATTCTTCCCGTTGTGCAGAGCTATCCCAACTATGGAGGGGTCATGCTTTGGAGCACATTCTATGACCAAAACTACAGTCGAGCAATCAGGCCTTATGTTAACGGCGATCCTCTGACTTATACAACCAAGTCCGTGAAAAAATCCCATGCTGTCGCATGA